In Kordia antarctica, the following proteins share a genomic window:
- a CDS encoding DUF6584 family protein, which produces MSLKEKLEKIDSEIENGLKFKASDRLRNLIQENPNETQLWNKLAELYYDSGFLDAAGKYWILTEPTDERMKQCVEIYEKSVNYSGYQILQEITFRGDKSKLNEFAQKKMSELESDSKKKADYIPEFKLKPNRQKRKNGNSKMTFKDKLTAFPIIGFFIFLVICSIIGVVTVIKWIF; this is translated from the coding sequence GTGAGTTTAAAAGAAAAGTTAGAGAAAATAGATTCTGAAATTGAAAACGGACTTAAATTTAAAGCTTCTGACAGATTGAGGAATCTAATTCAGGAAAACCCAAATGAAACTCAATTGTGGAATAAACTTGCTGAATTATATTATGATAGCGGATTTTTAGATGCAGCAGGGAAATATTGGATTTTGACTGAACCAACTGATGAACGAATGAAGCAATGTGTTGAAATTTATGAAAAATCTGTAAATTATTCAGGTTATCAAATTTTGCAAGAAATTACTTTTCGAGGAGACAAATCCAAACTAAATGAATTTGCTCAAAAAAAAATGTCGGAATTAGAATCTGATAGTAAAAAGAAAGCTGATTATATTCCAGAATTTAAACTTAAACCTAATAGACAAAAACGGAAAAATGGGAATTCAAAAATGACGTTCAAAGATAAATTGACTGCTTTTCCAATCATCGGATTTTTTATTTTTTTGGTAATTTGTTCAATAATTGGAGTAGTGACAGTTATAAAATGGATATTCTGA
- a CDS encoding serine hydrolase domain-containing protein, with product MKFKFLLFIFLIASTQLFAQLDFSNANKNTDPLLVKMDSIVDSGKYEKITSILIAKDGKLVYENYYNGSNVNSKHNTRSATKTMATFLTGIAIDKGFVTSEKDKIFKYLQHTLPVKNPDKRKENITIEDLLTMTSVLECDDSNWHSRGHEERMYFIEDWTQFLVDLPVRSYPFGLKPADAPYGRRFAYASAKAAAVAEILQIAIKSDLVEFTKKNLFEPLEIKDYTLNYSPKGILNTAGGSEYRSRDFLKLIQLCLNKGKWNDEQIISSAWIEKATTPKVNAYEGVDYGYFLWLKSFGKEKKYKTYYMSGNGGNKMLACPELNITVVITATNYNNRNSHNYTDEIMNEYIIPSMVKLKK from the coding sequence ATGAAATTCAAATTCCTATTATTTATCTTTTTAATTGCTTCCACGCAGTTATTCGCGCAACTTGATTTTTCTAATGCAAATAAAAACACAGATCCTTTATTAGTAAAAATGGATAGCATCGTTGATTCGGGAAAATATGAAAAGATTACAAGCATTCTAATTGCTAAAGATGGAAAACTAGTCTATGAGAACTACTATAATGGTTCAAATGTGAACTCAAAACACAACACGCGTTCTGCAACCAAAACGATGGCTACTTTTCTAACAGGAATTGCCATTGACAAAGGATTTGTAACTTCTGAAAAAGATAAAATATTCAAGTATTTACAACATACTTTACCTGTTAAAAATCCTGATAAGCGTAAAGAAAACATCACTATTGAAGATTTACTAACGATGACTTCAGTTTTAGAATGTGATGACAGCAATTGGCATTCGCGCGGACATGAAGAGCGTATGTATTTCATTGAAGATTGGACACAATTTTTGGTAGATCTTCCTGTGCGTTCCTATCCTTTTGGGCTAAAACCAGCAGATGCACCTTACGGAAGAAGGTTTGCGTACGCTTCTGCGAAAGCTGCTGCTGTGGCAGAAATTCTTCAAATTGCGATCAAAAGTGATTTAGTCGAATTTACTAAAAAGAATCTTTTTGAACCGTTAGAAATTAAGGATTATACACTCAACTATTCGCCAAAAGGAATTCTAAATACAGCAGGAGGAAGCGAGTACAGAAGTCGCGATTTTCTAAAACTCATTCAATTATGTTTAAACAAAGGAAAATGGAATGATGAACAAATCATTTCATCCGCTTGGATTGAAAAAGCGACAACTCCGAAAGTAAACGCCTATGAAGGTGTTGATTATGGATATTTCCTTTGGCTAAAAAGTTTTGGGAAAGAGAAAAAATACAAAACATATTACATGTCTGGAAATGGAGGAAATAAGATGCTAGCGTGTCCTGAATTGAATATAACAGTTGTGATTACAGCGACTAATTACAACAATAGAAATTCTCACAACTATACTGACGAAATAATGAATGAATATATAATTCCAAGTATGGTAAAATTGAAAAAATAG
- a CDS encoding AraC family transcriptional regulator, translating to MKTIQINISNIESTFNSLERECQGTLAQTETERLLEFNNSTGSGNITGFNFNHNISYITYDVKFEEDTVLVFDQKNNEQSLNYLYCSEGELIHSFGETGKKLRFSEMQIAIFSNSLAKANHFYFKKNEYQKFTMISFLASKPITKATDGFTSQLMQLFQSKQVKGKFAYTSSYNLKIQERLNQIEAASNNNIADVLLKKGMLQVSLSMIVNQYFKDAENKAENTFSLSKAEMESIKEISEFIKNYPDYQFDLNYLSEKTGLTPAKLQEGFKALFGRTVSNFIKNVRVELAEKLINTSDLNISQIVYTIGFSSRSYFSKIFKEKYKCSPKEYQDSKVGLRMTA from the coding sequence ATGAAAACTATACAAATCAACATCAGTAATATTGAATCAACATTTAACAGTTTAGAAAGAGAATGTCAAGGTACGTTAGCACAAACTGAAACAGAAAGACTTTTAGAATTTAATAATTCAACTGGTTCAGGAAATATAACAGGTTTTAATTTTAATCACAACATATCATACATTACATATGATGTAAAATTTGAGGAAGACACAGTTCTTGTGTTTGATCAAAAAAATAATGAACAATCACTTAATTACTTATATTGTTCAGAAGGAGAATTAATTCATAGCTTTGGAGAAACAGGAAAAAAATTACGTTTCTCAGAAATGCAAATCGCCATATTTTCGAACTCATTAGCAAAAGCAAATCATTTTTACTTCAAAAAGAATGAATATCAAAAATTCACGATGATTAGCTTTTTGGCAAGCAAGCCAATTACAAAAGCTACTGACGGATTTACAAGTCAACTAATGCAATTGTTTCAATCCAAGCAAGTAAAAGGGAAGTTTGCGTATACGAGTTCTTACAACTTAAAAATACAAGAAAGATTAAATCAAATTGAAGCAGCTTCAAACAACAACATAGCGGATGTATTACTCAAAAAGGGAATGTTGCAAGTATCGTTGTCAATGATTGTAAATCAATACTTTAAAGACGCTGAAAACAAAGCCGAAAACACTTTTTCTTTAAGCAAAGCAGAAATGGAAAGCATCAAAGAAATTAGTGAGTTTATTAAGAATTATCCAGATTACCAATTTGACTTAAATTACTTAAGTGAAAAAACAGGTTTAACTCCAGCAAAATTGCAAGAAGGCTTCAAAGCACTTTTTGGAAGAACAGTTTCTAATTTTATAAAAAATGTACGTGTAGAATTGGCAGAAAAATTAATAAACACATCAGATTTAAACATCTCACAAATAGTGTACACAATTGGCTTTAGTAGCAGAAGTTACTTTTCAAAAATATTCAAAGAAAAATACAAGTGTAGCCCAAAAGAATATCAAGATAGTAAAGTAGGGTTACGAATGACTGCCTAA
- a CDS encoding DUF6326 family protein has translation MLVDSKIDIKIKLASLWTALMFLYIYADYFQTMTPSHREMVESMQTPNGPLTPGLLLISSVIIMIPALMIMLSIFLKPKINRILNIIMGIIWALLSIMIFFDSISSEWQHFFAFYQVVELVVLSIIIWQAFKWPKIVD, from the coding sequence ATGCTTGTTGACTCAAAAATCGATATCAAAATAAAACTAGCTTCACTCTGGACAGCATTGATGTTTCTTTACATCTATGCAGATTATTTTCAAACAATGACACCTTCACACAGAGAAATGGTAGAAAGTATGCAAACACCAAATGGACCTTTAACACCCGGATTATTACTAATATCTTCGGTGATTATCATGATTCCTGCTTTAATGATAATGCTGTCAATCTTTTTAAAACCAAAAATTAATAGAATCCTAAATATCATCATGGGAATTATTTGGGCATTACTGTCAATCATGATATTTTTTGATTCAATTAGTTCTGAATGGCAACATTTTTTTGCATTTTATCAAGTTGTTGAATTGGTTGTGCTGAGTATTATAATTTGGCAAGCTTTCAAATGGCCGAAAATTGTAGATTAA
- a CDS encoding Npt1/Npt2 family nucleotide transporter, producing the protein MLKGFLNKTFGLRDGEIYISFLMQLYIFLIITVLLIVKPTVNAIFLSKLGAEHLPYGYLLVALTAVITSYFYNKAIRRFSLIKVTVSSLVFFSLGFLVLSALLHFKMINNWVLYLYYLGVSLFAVVATSQFWILANMVYNSREAKRLFGFIGAGAIAGGVFGGYLTSLVVSSFGNKTVVLIAAILILCCIPILQKVWKLRLKVMNTYVRNQRKFHETNTEETSLRIISKSKHLTYLALITGISVIVAKLVDFQFSDFANKAINDPEELAAFFGFWFSSFNVLALILQLFFTNRVLSKLGVSSTLLILPLGIALGCLLFLTFPELWVLVLIKGIDGSFKQSVNKAAFELSIMPIPLNIKNQAKSYIDVVVDSIATGLSGFMLIFLIRKLDFDTSYITIIVLFFVFIWILLIYKLREAYYNSFRKNIESTILKNNDNLNEERKPETTLTAARRVLNGNDEVAIVTLLDRLSNYKVKSLKNSIVKLLNHPSNKIKTEAIKLLYTYDGATEIENVKKLIHTEDDDLVFAALDYVLYHSASETQFFETYLNHENDYIANAALLCLAKETASNKELASKFELNNRITEKINAINGSEVDTREAAVADLLITIAHAELPEHHYFIEKYLKSYNSHIKFHAIKAAGITKGERFIEGLFECLLEKEYRKKAIKALRNYGSGITTTILNLEKSELLNEKNKRFVPKIVESFKTQNAVHVLMGLMKSRDFIIRLEASRSLLKLNNKQAKLIFNTRLLRNLILKEAKHYKQALVARHLLSEIIASDTEMANKTIEIAELTQARRNVVEVLEEQLDISLRTIFKLLAIIYNENDIKITYSGLLSDVKDTRINALEFLDNLLKSQLKFKLIPLLEHYVLEDDSSLNTLIKPKISDEKTCLTLLIKSRGKRIKLNVLQLIIELNDKRYIPIVKTLKKHKSMEVKYAATQTLKHLSN; encoded by the coding sequence ATGCTTAAAGGCTTTTTAAATAAAACATTTGGACTAAGAGATGGCGAAATATACATCTCTTTTTTAATGCAATTATATATCTTCTTGATTATAACGGTTTTACTCATTGTAAAACCTACTGTAAATGCAATATTCTTATCTAAACTAGGCGCTGAACATTTACCATACGGATATTTATTAGTCGCGCTCACAGCAGTTATTACCTCTTACTTTTACAACAAAGCTATCCGAAGATTTTCACTCATAAAAGTGACGGTTTCTTCGTTAGTATTTTTCAGTCTTGGATTTTTAGTTTTAAGTGCTTTATTGCATTTCAAAATGATTAATAATTGGGTTTTATATCTATATTATTTAGGAGTTTCATTATTTGCAGTTGTGGCGACATCGCAATTTTGGATTTTGGCAAATATGGTATATAACTCCAGAGAAGCCAAACGATTATTCGGGTTCATTGGAGCAGGAGCAATAGCTGGAGGAGTTTTCGGAGGATATTTAACGAGTTTAGTCGTTTCTTCCTTTGGGAACAAAACAGTCGTACTTATAGCCGCAATATTAATACTATGTTGCATTCCGATTCTTCAAAAAGTGTGGAAATTACGTTTAAAAGTAATGAACACATACGTTCGGAATCAACGTAAATTTCATGAAACAAACACTGAAGAAACTTCTCTAAGAATCATTTCAAAATCGAAACACTTAACATATTTAGCACTTATTACAGGAATAAGTGTCATTGTTGCCAAATTAGTCGATTTTCAGTTTAGCGACTTTGCAAATAAAGCCATAAATGATCCAGAAGAATTAGCAGCCTTTTTTGGCTTTTGGTTCTCCTCATTCAATGTATTGGCACTAATATTACAGCTCTTTTTTACCAATCGTGTGTTGAGCAAACTTGGTGTTTCTAGCACATTACTCATCTTACCATTAGGAATTGCGCTTGGTTGTTTACTATTCTTAACGTTTCCGGAATTATGGGTTTTAGTATTAATAAAAGGAATCGACGGAAGTTTCAAACAATCTGTAAACAAAGCAGCTTTTGAATTGTCTATCATGCCAATTCCGCTCAACATAAAAAATCAAGCAAAATCATACATTGATGTTGTGGTTGATAGTATTGCGACCGGATTATCGGGTTTCATGCTCATCTTTTTAATCAGAAAACTAGATTTCGATACTTCGTACATTACCATTATTGTCTTATTCTTTGTTTTTATTTGGATTCTTCTCATCTACAAACTTCGAGAAGCCTATTACAATTCCTTCAGAAAAAACATTGAAAGCACGATTCTCAAAAACAATGACAATCTGAATGAAGAGCGAAAGCCAGAAACTACCTTAACTGCCGCGCGTCGTGTTCTAAACGGAAATGATGAGGTTGCAATAGTAACTTTATTAGACAGACTGAGTAATTACAAAGTAAAATCGTTAAAAAATAGCATTGTAAAATTGCTCAATCATCCTTCAAACAAGATTAAAACGGAAGCTATCAAACTATTATACACGTACGATGGAGCAACTGAAATAGAAAACGTTAAAAAGTTAATTCATACAGAAGATGATGATCTGGTTTTTGCTGCATTAGATTATGTATTGTATCATTCGGCATCAGAAACGCAATTCTTTGAAACCTATCTAAATCATGAAAATGATTATATAGCCAATGCTGCATTATTGTGTTTGGCTAAAGAAACAGCAAGCAACAAAGAATTGGCGTCAAAATTTGAATTAAACAATAGAATCACAGAAAAAATAAATGCTATAAATGGTTCAGAAGTGGACACACGAGAAGCAGCAGTTGCCGATTTATTAATAACAATTGCACACGCAGAATTGCCTGAACATCATTACTTTATTGAAAAATATCTAAAAAGTTACAATAGCCATATAAAATTTCATGCTATAAAAGCCGCTGGAATTACAAAAGGAGAACGATTTATTGAAGGACTATTTGAATGTCTTTTAGAAAAAGAATACCGAAAAAAAGCTATCAAAGCGTTGCGAAATTATGGTTCAGGAATTACCACTACAATTCTAAATTTAGAAAAATCAGAATTATTAAATGAAAAAAATAAACGTTTTGTCCCAAAAATTGTAGAATCGTTCAAAACACAAAATGCAGTACATGTATTAATGGGTTTAATGAAAAGTCGTGATTTTATAATTCGATTAGAAGCGTCTCGTTCACTATTGAAATTAAACAACAAACAAGCAAAATTAATCTTCAATACGCGTTTGTTAAGAAATTTAATACTAAAAGAAGCCAAACATTACAAACAAGCGTTGGTCGCAAGGCATTTATTAAGTGAAATTATAGCATCAGATACTGAAATGGCTAATAAAACAATTGAAATAGCAGAATTAACACAAGCAAGGCGAAACGTTGTGGAAGTTTTAGAAGAACAGTTGGATATTAGTCTCAGAACAATTTTCAAACTATTGGCAATCATTTACAACGAAAATGACATCAAAATAACCTATTCAGGTTTACTAAGTGATGTAAAAGACACACGAATAAACGCGTTAGAATTTTTAGACAACTTATTAAAAAGTCAATTAAAATTTAAATTAATTCCTTTATTAGAACACTACGTATTAGAAGATGATTCGTCATTAAATACACTCATAAAACCTAAAATTTCAGACGAAAAAACCTGTCTAACATTATTAATAAAAAGTAGAGGCAAGCGCATAAAATTAAACGTTTTACAATTAATTATAGAACTCAATGACAAACGTTATATTCCTATTGTTAAGACGTTGAAAAAGCATAAAAGTATGGAAGTAAAATATGCCGCTACACAAACGTTGAAGCATTTGAGTAACTAG
- a CDS encoding helix-turn-helix domain-containing protein, giving the protein MKILSKGEYYGSMNFEQEINGIILSEYDYSASKTAWHYHENPYLMYVLGGNLVDINKKQKTNCSTGHLLLHNWDEPHFNEKHSSDSRGFHIEFERTWFKQKQLDVALWEGSQLIENPKSHHLLAKIYFEFKCQDLYSNVSIEVLLFQLCESIASEKIIKSAGEPLWMNTLRDILHQNHTTLSLKYLSNVLGIHPAHISRAIPKYLKTTLGDYTRQQKIKVAITHLLNSKLSLTEIAYASGFSDQSHFIRVFRIYIGMTPSQFRNKK; this is encoded by the coding sequence ATGAAAATACTATCCAAAGGAGAATACTACGGTTCCATGAATTTTGAGCAGGAAATTAATGGCATTATTCTTTCGGAATATGATTATTCCGCATCCAAAACAGCATGGCATTACCACGAAAATCCATACTTAATGTATGTTTTAGGTGGGAATTTAGTCGATATAAATAAAAAACAAAAAACCAATTGTAGTACAGGCCATTTACTACTCCATAATTGGGATGAGCCTCATTTTAACGAAAAACATTCTTCAGATTCCAGAGGTTTTCATATTGAATTCGAACGGACTTGGTTTAAACAAAAACAATTAGATGTTGCACTTTGGGAAGGAAGTCAGCTCATAGAAAATCCGAAATCGCACCATTTATTAGCCAAAATATACTTCGAATTCAAATGTCAAGATCTCTATTCCAATGTTTCAATTGAAGTATTATTGTTTCAATTGTGTGAAAGTATAGCATCTGAAAAAATAATCAAAAGTGCAGGTGAACCACTGTGGATGAATACATTGCGCGATATTCTGCATCAAAACCATACAACACTTTCATTAAAATATCTATCCAATGTCTTAGGAATTCATCCTGCACATATATCAAGAGCAATACCAAAATATTTAAAAACTACACTTGGAGATTACACACGGCAACAAAAAATAAAAGTAGCGATCACACACTTACTAAACTCAAAATTATCATTAACCGAAATTGCGTATGCTTCCGGATTTTCGGATCAAAGTCACTTTATAAGAGTATTTAGAATATATATTGGAATGACGCCAAGTCAATTCAGAAATAAAAAATAG
- a CDS encoding serine hydrolase — protein sequence MKKLLYISIGLCILVSFGFISYPIDGYDRTGIKRLYQIRQMQLDSVKYTRIPAGAYKKLDEIKLNLASRLEDSINDLLVDDDEFMREVKRLIPSGAYSVAVMDMTDPKKLRYASHRENVGYQPGSVGKIAVLNAVFTQMAKICPDSFEERIAYLKGIRVSSRYWGTGDHHTVPIYDIENDKLTKRQVRSDDTFSLFEWLDHMVSVSNNGAASVLYREAMLMAAFEENYVNLSEEDAERYFKETPRDSLTNLANTVVNQPLLDLGITEDDWRLGGMFTRPAGKYVGRKGGSIGTPRGLMKFLVKLEQGKVIDKESSLEMKRLLYLTDRRIRYARSPKLDSAAVYFKSGSFYKCDRVKDPNCRSYAGNVYNYMNSVIIVEHPNGIKYIVCLMSNVLNKNSAGAHMYLASKIDNLITKNNDDNEVLNENYKDPEDQGDGN from the coding sequence ATGAAAAAACTACTTTATATATCAATAGGACTTTGTATCCTGGTATCGTTTGGCTTTATCTCCTATCCTATTGACGGTTATGACCGCACAGGAATTAAGCGTTTGTACCAAATACGACAAATGCAGTTAGACAGTGTTAAATACACGCGAATTCCGGCTGGAGCCTATAAAAAATTAGATGAAATAAAACTCAATCTAGCAAGTAGATTGGAAGATAGCATCAATGATTTATTAGTTGATGATGACGAATTTATGCGCGAAGTGAAACGTTTGATTCCAAGTGGCGCATATTCTGTAGCTGTGATGGATATGACAGATCCAAAGAAATTGAGATATGCTTCACACAGAGAAAATGTAGGCTATCAGCCAGGAAGCGTTGGAAAAATTGCAGTTTTGAATGCTGTTTTTACACAGATGGCAAAAATTTGTCCTGATTCTTTTGAAGAACGCATTGCTTATTTAAAAGGCATTCGTGTTTCTTCTCGCTATTGGGGAACTGGAGATCATCATACAGTGCCAATTTATGATATAGAAAACGATAAGTTAACTAAAAGACAAGTACGATCAGATGATACGTTTTCTTTGTTTGAATGGTTAGATCATATGGTTTCTGTAAGTAATAATGGTGCTGCAAGTGTTTTGTATAGAGAAGCAATGTTAATGGCTGCTTTTGAGGAAAATTATGTGAATTTATCTGAAGAAGATGCTGAACGTTATTTTAAAGAAACTCCTAGAGATTCACTAACAAATTTAGCTAATACAGTAGTAAATCAGCCATTGCTTGATTTAGGAATTACAGAAGACGATTGGCGTTTGGGCGGAATGTTTACAAGACCTGCTGGAAAATATGTTGGTAGAAAAGGTGGAAGTATTGGAACTCCAAGAGGTTTAATGAAGTTTTTAGTAAAACTAGAACAAGGAAAAGTTATTGATAAGGAATCAAGCTTGGAAATGAAACGTTTGTTATATCTTACTGATAGACGCATTCGCTATGCGAGATCACCGAAATTAGATAGCGCAGCTGTGTATTTTAAGTCGGGAAGTTTTTATAAATGTGATCGTGTGAAAGATCCGAATTGCCGCAGTTATGCTGGAAATGTATATAATTATATGAATTCTGTGATTATTGTAGAACATCCTAATGGAATTAAATATATTGTTTGTTTGATGAGTAATGTATTGAATAAAAATTCCGCTGGCGCACACATGTATTTGGCGAGTAAGATTGACAATTTGATCACAAAAAACAACGACGATAACGAAGTTCTCAACGAAAATTATAAAGATCCAGAAGATCAAGGCGATGGAAATTAA
- a CDS encoding serine hydrolase, with protein sequence MMFVLISFIAFSQEQKLPIRSIGEIEPIGELKDDVLQILLESQVNSNPKWKSLVRNKRLSIGIVDLSDLKNIKYAGINDDEMMYAASLPKIAILLAAMDAIDNGELEDTKEVRKDMRLMISKSNNQASTRMIDRVGYAKIESVLRSPQNMLYDEEAGGGLWVGKRYAAGGKRNPDPMKGLSHAATTRQVCSFYYQLALGNLVSPERSKEMLDIMKDPALHHKFVNVLDDIAPKATVYRKSGSWKNYHSDSAMVWGPDRRYIIVALIEDGAGEQIMRKLVKPLDVLLRKTDRLTKKKMNKEKREQKRKKQKN encoded by the coding sequence ATGATGTTCGTATTGATAAGCTTTATCGCTTTCTCACAGGAACAAAAACTACCAATTAGATCTATTGGAGAAATAGAGCCTATTGGCGAGTTGAAAGACGATGTACTTCAAATATTATTAGAATCACAAGTAAACAGCAATCCGAAATGGAAATCTTTAGTCAGAAACAAAAGATTATCTATTGGTATTGTTGATTTAAGTGACTTAAAAAACATAAAATACGCAGGTATTAATGACGATGAAATGATGTATGCTGCGAGTTTACCAAAAATTGCGATTCTATTAGCTGCAATGGACGCGATTGATAATGGCGAATTGGAAGACACAAAAGAAGTTCGGAAAGACATGCGATTAATGATTAGTAAATCTAACAATCAGGCGTCCACACGAATGATAGACCGCGTAGGATATGCAAAAATAGAATCAGTCTTACGTTCACCACAAAACATGTTGTACGATGAAGAAGCTGGTGGCGGACTTTGGGTAGGAAAACGATATGCAGCAGGAGGAAAGAGAAATCCAGATCCGATGAAAGGATTAAGTCATGCAGCAACCACAAGACAAGTATGTAGTTTTTACTACCAATTGGCTTTAGGAAATTTGGTTTCTCCAGAACGATCTAAAGAAATGTTAGACATCATGAAAGATCCAGCATTACATCACAAATTTGTAAATGTACTCGATGATATTGCACCAAAAGCAACGGTATATAGAAAATCGGGTTCATGGAAAAACTATCATTCAGATTCTGCAATGGTTTGGGGACCGGATCGCCGATATATTATTGTGGCTCTGATTGAAGATGGAGCAGGAGAACAAATCATGAGAAAATTAGTAAAACCTTTAGATGTTTTATTGCGAAAGACGGATAGGCTTACTAAAAAAAAAATGAATAAAGAAAAGAGGGAACAGAAAAGGAAAAAACAAAAAAATTAA